A part of Acipenser ruthenus chromosome 12, fAciRut3.2 maternal haplotype, whole genome shotgun sequence genomic DNA contains:
- the LOC117417056 gene encoding extracellular calcium-sensing receptor-like isoform X3: MLVCVALLMIPLSIRATETVCRLQGETNTPMLSKDGDITIGAIFSLHRKVIDRRLDYRTKPEPRECQSLNFREFQFAQTVMYAIEEINNSTEILFNISLGYEIYDSCASIPLSIRAAQALVNGHEIMFSSNSSCTKPSFVPAIIAESGSSPTIAIARTVGPFQIPVISHFATCACLSNRNEFPTFFRTIPSDYYQSRALAQLVKHFGWTWVGTIRSDNDYGNSGMATFTQAAQQEGVCIEYSEAFYRNDPSEKILRIVNIIKKSTAKVIVAFLAQSDMFALLTEMVRENITGIQWIGSEAWVTSTNLVTKENYRVLGGSVGFAIRKALIPGLEEFLQKEFWETAFSCSMPDNTTHIKSEYSNSCTGSESLRELNNMFTDVSQLGISNNVYKAVYAIAYSLNNMFTCENGQGTIGNKTCANNIRFEPWQLLHYMKNVNFKTKHGEEVYFDQNGDPSATYELVNWQLNNKGITEFVTIGYYDASAPYGQQFTIKNIGIIWAGDKTEMPKSVCSESCPPGTRKAVQKGKPVCCFDCIPCAEGEISNQTDSIDCFKCPMEYWSNVKRDQCILKDIEFLSFGEIMGMLLVIFSLTGSCITIAVAIVFFYYIDTPIVKANNSELSFLLLFSLALCFLCSLTFIGQPSSWSCMLSHMTFGVTFVLCISCVLGKTIVVLMAFRATLPGKNVMKWFGPTQQRLSVFTTTFIQCLICTLWLLISPPFPNRNMRHYKDKIILECDLGSATAFYAVLGYIGFLSAMCFVLAFLARNLPDNFNEAKYITFSMLIFCAVWITFIPAYVSSPGKYTVAVEIFAMLASSFGLLFCIFAPKCYIILLKPEKNTKKHLMGRTSTKLI; this comes from the exons ATGCTAGTCTGTGTAGCTTTACTGATGATTCCCCTTTCGATAAGGGCAACAGAAACTGTTTGTAGACTTCAAGGAGAAACAAATACTCCAATGCTGTCAAAAGATGGAGACATTACAATTGGAGCAATCTTTTCCCTTCACAGGAAAGTTATTGACAGGAGACTTGACTACAGAACTAAACCAGAACCCCGGGAATGCCAAAG TTTAAATTTCAGAGAATTTCAGTTTGCACAAACTGTTATGTATGCCATAGAAGAGATTAATAACAGTACTGAAAtactttttaatatttcattGGGCTACGAGATCTACGACTCTTGTGCTTCCATACCCTTGTCAATCAGAGCAGCACAGGCACTTGTGAATGGCCATGAAATAATGTTCTCCTCTAATAGCTCCTGTACAAAACCATCCTTTGTACCTGCAATAATAGCAGAGTCTGGATCTTCACCCACAATAGCAATTGCCAGGACAGTTGGGCCATTTCAAATTCCTGTG ATTAGTCACTTTGCTACTTGTGCATGTCTCAGCAACAGGAATGAGTTTCCTACGTTTTTCAGAACCATACCAAGTGATTATTATCAAAGCAGAGCCCTGGCACAGCTTGTGAAGCATTTCGGATGGACTTGGGTTGGGACCATTAGAAGTGACAATGATTATGGCAACTCAGGAATGGCTACATTTACTCAAGCAGCCCAGCAAGAGGGCGTCTGTATTGAATATTCAGAGGCCTTTTATAGAAATGATCCCAGTGAAAAGATTCTTAGAATTGTCAACATAATAAAGAAGTCTACTGCAAAAGTCATTGTTGCTTTCTTAGCTCAAAGTGATATGTTTGCTTTGCTAACAGAAATGGTAAGAGAAAATATTACTGGGATACAGTGGATAGGCAGTGAAGCATGGGTTACAAGTACAAACCTTGTAACCAAAGAAAACTATCGAGTTCTGGGTGGGTCAGTTGGATTTGCAATCCGTAAAGCTTTAATCCCAGGTTTGGAGGAGTTTCTGCAAAAA GAGTTTTGGGAAACAGCATTCTCTTGCAGTATGCCAGATAATACAACTCATATCAAATCTGAATATAGTAATTCATGCACTGGTTCAGAGTCTTTACGTGAgctaaataacatgtttactgaTGTATCTCAGTTAGGAATCTCAAATAATGTGTATAAAGCTGTGTATGCCATAGCTTATTCCCTCAACAATATGTTTACATGCGAAAATGGACAAGGTACCATTGGCAATAAAACCTGTGCTAACAACATACGTTTTGAACCCTGGCAG CTTCTTCATTATATGAAAAATGTGAATTTCAAAACCAAACATGGAGAAGAAGTCTATTTTGATCAAAATGGAGATCCATCAGCAACCTATGAATTAGTGAACTGGCAGCTTAATAACAAAGGAATTACTGAATTTGTTACAATAGGTTACTATGATGCATCTGCACCATATGGACAACAATTTACTATCAAGAACATTGGGATTATTTGGGCTGGTGACAAGACGGAG ATGCCTAAAtcagtgtgcagtgagagctgtccTCCAGGCACTCGGAAGGCTGTTCAGAAAGGAAAGCCTGTTTGTTGCTTTGATTGCATACCATGTGCTGAAGGAGAAATCAGCAATCAGACag attCCATTGATTGTTTTAAGTGTCCTATGGAATACTGGTCAAATGTGAAAAGAGATCAATGCATCTTAAAGGACATTGAATTCCTGTCATTTGGAGAAATTATGGGGATGCTGCTTGTGATATTTTCACTGACTGGATCTTGCATAACCATAGCTGTAGcgattgttttcttttattacattgACACCCCTATTGTTAAAGCCAACAATTCTGAACTAAGTTTCCTTCTTTTGTTTTCCTTAGCACTGTGTTTCCTTTGTTCACTTACTTTTATTGGTCAGCCCTCTTCATGGTCCTGTATGCTGTCTCACATGACATTTGGGGTCACATTTGTCCTGTGCATCTCTTGTGTTCTGGGAAAAACAATCGTCGTGTTAATGGCGTTTAGGGCTACATTACCGGGTAAGAATGTTATGAAATGGTTTGGTCCCACCCAGCAGCGCTTAAGTGTTTTTACAACCACATTCATTCAGTGTTTAATATGTACACTTTGGCTACTGATATCACCTCCCTTTCCAAATAGAAATATGAGACACTACAAGGATAAAATTATATTAGAATGCGACCTGGGATCTGCTACAGCATTTTATGCTGTGTTAGGGTATATTGGATTTCTCTCTGCTATGTGCTTTGTGCTCGCTTTTCTGGCTCGTAACCTACCAGATAACTTTAACGAagctaaatacattacatttagcatGCTCATATTCTGTGCAGTTTGGATCACCTTTATACCAGCTTATGTCAGCTCACCTGGGAAGTACACAGTTGCTGTAGAAATATTTGCAATGTTAGCTTCAAGTTTTGGTTTgcttttctgtatttttgcaCCCAAATGTTACATAATATTACTTAAACctgagaaaaatacaaaaaagcacTTGATGGGCCGAACATCCACAAAATTAATTtga
- the LOC117417056 gene encoding extracellular calcium-sensing receptor-like isoform X1 → MLVCVALLMIPLSIRATETVCRLQGETNTPMLSKDGDITIGAIFSLHRKVIDRRLDYRTKPEPRECQSLNFREFQFAQTVMYAIEEINNSTEILFNISLGYEIYDSCASIPLSIRAAQALVNGHEIMFSSNSSCTKPSFVPAIIAESGSSPTIAIARTVGPFQIPVISHFATCACLSNRNEFPTFFRTIPSDYYQSRALAQLVKHFGWTWVGTIRSDNDYGNSGMATFTQAAQQEGVCIEYSEAFYRNDPSEKILRIVNIIKKSTAKVIVAFLAQSDMFALLTEMVRENITGIQWIGSEAWVTSTNLVTKENYRVLGGSVGFAIRKALIPGLEEFLQKVHPSQVPGNSILKEFWETAFSCSMPDNTTHIKSEYSNSCTGSESLRELNNMFTDVSQLGISNNVYKAVYAIAYSLNNMFTCENGQGTIGNKTCANNIRFEPWQLLHYMKNVNFKTKHGEEVYFDQNGDPSATYELVNWQLNNKGITEFVTIGYYDASAPYGQQFTIKNIGIIWAGDKTEMPKSVCSESCPPGTRKAVQKGKPVCCFDCIPCAEGEISNQTDSIDCFKCPMEYWSNVKRDQCILKDIEFLSFGEIMGMLLVIFSLTGSCITIAVAIVFFYYIDTPIVKANNSELSFLLLFSLALCFLCSLTFIGQPSSWSCMLSHMTFGVTFVLCISCVLGKTIVVLMAFRATLPGKNVMKWFGPTQQRLSVFTTTFIQCLICTLWLLISPPFPNRNMRHYKDKIILECDLGSATAFYAVLGYIGFLSAMCFVLAFLARNLPDNFNEAKYITFSMLIFCAVWITFIPAYVSSPGKYTVAVEIFAMLASSFGLLFCIFAPKCYIILLKPEKNTKKHLMGRTSTKLI, encoded by the exons ATGCTAGTCTGTGTAGCTTTACTGATGATTCCCCTTTCGATAAGGGCAACAGAAACTGTTTGTAGACTTCAAGGAGAAACAAATACTCCAATGCTGTCAAAAGATGGAGACATTACAATTGGAGCAATCTTTTCCCTTCACAGGAAAGTTATTGACAGGAGACTTGACTACAGAACTAAACCAGAACCCCGGGAATGCCAAAG TTTAAATTTCAGAGAATTTCAGTTTGCACAAACTGTTATGTATGCCATAGAAGAGATTAATAACAGTACTGAAAtactttttaatatttcattGGGCTACGAGATCTACGACTCTTGTGCTTCCATACCCTTGTCAATCAGAGCAGCACAGGCACTTGTGAATGGCCATGAAATAATGTTCTCCTCTAATAGCTCCTGTACAAAACCATCCTTTGTACCTGCAATAATAGCAGAGTCTGGATCTTCACCCACAATAGCAATTGCCAGGACAGTTGGGCCATTTCAAATTCCTGTG ATTAGTCACTTTGCTACTTGTGCATGTCTCAGCAACAGGAATGAGTTTCCTACGTTTTTCAGAACCATACCAAGTGATTATTATCAAAGCAGAGCCCTGGCACAGCTTGTGAAGCATTTCGGATGGACTTGGGTTGGGACCATTAGAAGTGACAATGATTATGGCAACTCAGGAATGGCTACATTTACTCAAGCAGCCCAGCAAGAGGGCGTCTGTATTGAATATTCAGAGGCCTTTTATAGAAATGATCCCAGTGAAAAGATTCTTAGAATTGTCAACATAATAAAGAAGTCTACTGCAAAAGTCATTGTTGCTTTCTTAGCTCAAAGTGATATGTTTGCTTTGCTAACAGAAATGGTAAGAGAAAATATTACTGGGATACAGTGGATAGGCAGTGAAGCATGGGTTACAAGTACAAACCTTGTAACCAAAGAAAACTATCGAGTTCTGGGTGGGTCAGTTGGATTTGCAATCCGTAAAGCTTTAATCCCAGGTTTGGAGGAGTTTCTGCAAAAAGTTCATCCATCTCAAGTCCCTGGTAACTCAATTTTAAAGGAGTTTTGGGAAACAGCATTCTCTTGCAGTATGCCAGATAATACAACTCATATCAAATCTGAATATAGTAATTCATGCACTGGTTCAGAGTCTTTACGTGAgctaaataacatgtttactgaTGTATCTCAGTTAGGAATCTCAAATAATGTGTATAAAGCTGTGTATGCCATAGCTTATTCCCTCAACAATATGTTTACATGCGAAAATGGACAAGGTACCATTGGCAATAAAACCTGTGCTAACAACATACGTTTTGAACCCTGGCAG CTTCTTCATTATATGAAAAATGTGAATTTCAAAACCAAACATGGAGAAGAAGTCTATTTTGATCAAAATGGAGATCCATCAGCAACCTATGAATTAGTGAACTGGCAGCTTAATAACAAAGGAATTACTGAATTTGTTACAATAGGTTACTATGATGCATCTGCACCATATGGACAACAATTTACTATCAAGAACATTGGGATTATTTGGGCTGGTGACAAGACGGAG ATGCCTAAAtcagtgtgcagtgagagctgtccTCCAGGCACTCGGAAGGCTGTTCAGAAAGGAAAGCCTGTTTGTTGCTTTGATTGCATACCATGTGCTGAAGGAGAAATCAGCAATCAGACag attCCATTGATTGTTTTAAGTGTCCTATGGAATACTGGTCAAATGTGAAAAGAGATCAATGCATCTTAAAGGACATTGAATTCCTGTCATTTGGAGAAATTATGGGGATGCTGCTTGTGATATTTTCACTGACTGGATCTTGCATAACCATAGCTGTAGcgattgttttcttttattacattgACACCCCTATTGTTAAAGCCAACAATTCTGAACTAAGTTTCCTTCTTTTGTTTTCCTTAGCACTGTGTTTCCTTTGTTCACTTACTTTTATTGGTCAGCCCTCTTCATGGTCCTGTATGCTGTCTCACATGACATTTGGGGTCACATTTGTCCTGTGCATCTCTTGTGTTCTGGGAAAAACAATCGTCGTGTTAATGGCGTTTAGGGCTACATTACCGGGTAAGAATGTTATGAAATGGTTTGGTCCCACCCAGCAGCGCTTAAGTGTTTTTACAACCACATTCATTCAGTGTTTAATATGTACACTTTGGCTACTGATATCACCTCCCTTTCCAAATAGAAATATGAGACACTACAAGGATAAAATTATATTAGAATGCGACCTGGGATCTGCTACAGCATTTTATGCTGTGTTAGGGTATATTGGATTTCTCTCTGCTATGTGCTTTGTGCTCGCTTTTCTGGCTCGTAACCTACCAGATAACTTTAACGAagctaaatacattacatttagcatGCTCATATTCTGTGCAGTTTGGATCACCTTTATACCAGCTTATGTCAGCTCACCTGGGAAGTACACAGTTGCTGTAGAAATATTTGCAATGTTAGCTTCAAGTTTTGGTTTgcttttctgtatttttgcaCCCAAATGTTACATAATATTACTTAAACctgagaaaaatacaaaaaagcacTTGATGGGCCGAACATCCACAAAATTAATTtga
- the LOC117417056 gene encoding extracellular calcium-sensing receptor-like isoform X2, which yields MLVCVALLMIPLSIRATETVCRLQGETNTPMLSKDGDITIGAIFSLHRKVIDRRLDYRTKPEPRECQSLNFREFQFAQTVMYAIEEINNSTEILFNISLGYEIYDSCASIPLSIRAAQALVNGHEIMFSSNSSCTKPSFVPAIIAESGSSPTIAIARTVGPFQIPVISHFATCACLSNRNEFPTFFRTIPSDYYQSRALAQLVKHFGWTWVGTIRSDNDYGNSGMATFTQAAQQEGVCIEYSEAFYRNDPSEKILRIVNIIKKSTAKVIVAFLAQSDMFALLTEMVRENITGIQWIGSEAWVTSTNLVTKENYRVLGGSVGFAIRKALIPGLEEFLQKVHPSQVPGNSILKEFWETAFSCSMPDNTTHIKSEYSNSCTGSESLRELNNMFTDVSQLGISNNVYKAVYAIAYSLNNMFTCENGQDHSNVVFTAIQLLHYMKNVNFKTKHGEEVYFDQNGDPSATYELVNWQLNNKGITEFVTIGYYDASAPYGQQFTIKNIGIIWAGDKTEMPKSVCSESCPPGTRKAVQKGKPVCCFDCIPCAEGEISNQTDSIDCFKCPMEYWSNVKRDQCILKDIEFLSFGEIMGMLLVIFSLTGSCITIAVAIVFFYYIDTPIVKANNSELSFLLLFSLALCFLCSLTFIGQPSSWSCMLSHMTFGVTFVLCISCVLGKTIVVLMAFRATLPGKNVMKWFGPTQQRLSVFTTTFIQCLICTLWLLISPPFPNRNMRHYKDKIILECDLGSATAFYAVLGYIGFLSAMCFVLAFLARNLPDNFNEAKYITFSMLIFCAVWITFIPAYVSSPGKYTVAVEIFAMLASSFGLLFCIFAPKCYIILLKPEKNTKKHLMGRTSTKLI from the exons ATGCTAGTCTGTGTAGCTTTACTGATGATTCCCCTTTCGATAAGGGCAACAGAAACTGTTTGTAGACTTCAAGGAGAAACAAATACTCCAATGCTGTCAAAAGATGGAGACATTACAATTGGAGCAATCTTTTCCCTTCACAGGAAAGTTATTGACAGGAGACTTGACTACAGAACTAAACCAGAACCCCGGGAATGCCAAAG TTTAAATTTCAGAGAATTTCAGTTTGCACAAACTGTTATGTATGCCATAGAAGAGATTAATAACAGTACTGAAAtactttttaatatttcattGGGCTACGAGATCTACGACTCTTGTGCTTCCATACCCTTGTCAATCAGAGCAGCACAGGCACTTGTGAATGGCCATGAAATAATGTTCTCCTCTAATAGCTCCTGTACAAAACCATCCTTTGTACCTGCAATAATAGCAGAGTCTGGATCTTCACCCACAATAGCAATTGCCAGGACAGTTGGGCCATTTCAAATTCCTGTG ATTAGTCACTTTGCTACTTGTGCATGTCTCAGCAACAGGAATGAGTTTCCTACGTTTTTCAGAACCATACCAAGTGATTATTATCAAAGCAGAGCCCTGGCACAGCTTGTGAAGCATTTCGGATGGACTTGGGTTGGGACCATTAGAAGTGACAATGATTATGGCAACTCAGGAATGGCTACATTTACTCAAGCAGCCCAGCAAGAGGGCGTCTGTATTGAATATTCAGAGGCCTTTTATAGAAATGATCCCAGTGAAAAGATTCTTAGAATTGTCAACATAATAAAGAAGTCTACTGCAAAAGTCATTGTTGCTTTCTTAGCTCAAAGTGATATGTTTGCTTTGCTAACAGAAATGGTAAGAGAAAATATTACTGGGATACAGTGGATAGGCAGTGAAGCATGGGTTACAAGTACAAACCTTGTAACCAAAGAAAACTATCGAGTTCTGGGTGGGTCAGTTGGATTTGCAATCCGTAAAGCTTTAATCCCAGGTTTGGAGGAGTTTCTGCAAAAAGTTCATCCATCTCAAGTCCCTGGTAACTCAATTTTAAAGGAGTTTTGGGAAACAGCATTCTCTTGCAGTATGCCAGATAATACAACTCATATCAAATCTGAATATAGTAATTCATGCACTGGTTCAGAGTCTTTACGTGAgctaaataacatgtttactgaTGTATCTCAGTTAGGAATCTCAAATAATGTGTATAAAGCTGTGTATGCCATAGCTTATTCCCTCAACAATATGTTTACATGCGAAAATGGACAAG ATCACTCTAATGTTGTTTTTACAGCCATACAG CTTCTTCATTATATGAAAAATGTGAATTTCAAAACCAAACATGGAGAAGAAGTCTATTTTGATCAAAATGGAGATCCATCAGCAACCTATGAATTAGTGAACTGGCAGCTTAATAACAAAGGAATTACTGAATTTGTTACAATAGGTTACTATGATGCATCTGCACCATATGGACAACAATTTACTATCAAGAACATTGGGATTATTTGGGCTGGTGACAAGACGGAG ATGCCTAAAtcagtgtgcagtgagagctgtccTCCAGGCACTCGGAAGGCTGTTCAGAAAGGAAAGCCTGTTTGTTGCTTTGATTGCATACCATGTGCTGAAGGAGAAATCAGCAATCAGACag attCCATTGATTGTTTTAAGTGTCCTATGGAATACTGGTCAAATGTGAAAAGAGATCAATGCATCTTAAAGGACATTGAATTCCTGTCATTTGGAGAAATTATGGGGATGCTGCTTGTGATATTTTCACTGACTGGATCTTGCATAACCATAGCTGTAGcgattgttttcttttattacattgACACCCCTATTGTTAAAGCCAACAATTCTGAACTAAGTTTCCTTCTTTTGTTTTCCTTAGCACTGTGTTTCCTTTGTTCACTTACTTTTATTGGTCAGCCCTCTTCATGGTCCTGTATGCTGTCTCACATGACATTTGGGGTCACATTTGTCCTGTGCATCTCTTGTGTTCTGGGAAAAACAATCGTCGTGTTAATGGCGTTTAGGGCTACATTACCGGGTAAGAATGTTATGAAATGGTTTGGTCCCACCCAGCAGCGCTTAAGTGTTTTTACAACCACATTCATTCAGTGTTTAATATGTACACTTTGGCTACTGATATCACCTCCCTTTCCAAATAGAAATATGAGACACTACAAGGATAAAATTATATTAGAATGCGACCTGGGATCTGCTACAGCATTTTATGCTGTGTTAGGGTATATTGGATTTCTCTCTGCTATGTGCTTTGTGCTCGCTTTTCTGGCTCGTAACCTACCAGATAACTTTAACGAagctaaatacattacatttagcatGCTCATATTCTGTGCAGTTTGGATCACCTTTATACCAGCTTATGTCAGCTCACCTGGGAAGTACACAGTTGCTGTAGAAATATTTGCAATGTTAGCTTCAAGTTTTGGTTTgcttttctgtatttttgcaCCCAAATGTTACATAATATTACTTAAACctgagaaaaatacaaaaaagcacTTGATGGGCCGAACATCCACAAAATTAATTtga